A stretch of the Medicago truncatula cultivar Jemalong A17 chromosome 5, MtrunA17r5.0-ANR, whole genome shotgun sequence genome encodes the following:
- the LOC11433950 gene encoding multiple RNA-binding domain-containing protein 1, whose amino-acid sequence METKILGLASFPYYTPPNRSRLNLLRSSLSMRHEYPLASKILVKNLPYFTGENALQKKFSNFGKIAEVQMVKDVSTERSKGLAFIQYTCQDDAMLALETMDQQSFYGRTISVELEKLDVHNFVGSPKASGPPKKWNLPAVQVEEVDCWY is encoded by the exons ATGGAGACAAAGATTTTGGGGTTGGCTTCATTCCCTTACTACACACCACCAAACCGTTCTCGTCTAAACCTCCTCAGATCATCATTATCTATGCGACACGAATATCCGCTTGCTAGCAAAATCCTTGTTAAAA ATCTACCCTATTTTACTGGCGAGAATGCTTTGCAGaagaaattttcaaattttggcAAGATAGCTGAAG TCCAAATGGTTAAAGATGTAAGCACAGAAAGATCAAAGGGACTTGCTTTTATTCAATACACATGTCAAGACGATGCCATGCTTGCACTTGAAACAATGGATCAACAG AGTTTTTATGGTCGTACGATCTCTGTAGAACTTGAGAAACTTGATGTGCATAATTTTGTTGGATCTCCAAAGGCCTCAGGGCCTCCAAAGAAGTGGAATTTGCCAGCAGTGCAAGTAGAAGAGGTAGATTGCTGGTACTGA
- the LOC11426315 gene encoding probable protein phosphatase 2C 2: MSCSVAVSNSPVFSPSSSLFCNKSETLTLSLSHLKPSSTTTTTSSSSSSSPSPCSSPSSPFCLRLPKLPLVFTSNKDSGSQNDAVLKRKRPTRLNIPVSEHAFCVPATPSAVARDVVEAEGDGYSVYCKRGRREYMEDRYTAGVNLRGENNLAFFGVFDGHGGAKAAEFAANNLEKNILDEVIMSDKDDVEEAVKRGYLNTDSEFMKKDLHGGSCCVTAFIRNGNLVVSNAGDCRAVISRGGVAEALTSDHRPSREDEKDRIETLGGYVDLCRGVWRIQGSLAVSRGIGDRHLKQWVTAEPETKVIRIEPEHDLLILASDGLWDKVSNQEAVDIARQFCVGNNNQQPLMACKKLAKLSVSRGSLDDTSVMIIKLKHYV; the protein is encoded by the exons ATGTCTTGCTCCGTCGCGGTTTCGAATTCGCCGGTGTTTTCACCTTCTTCATCTCTCTTCTGCAACAAATCTGAAACGTTAACGTTATCTCTTTCTCATCTCAAAccatcttcaacaacaacaacaacgtctTCATCGTCTTCTTCTTCGCCTTCTCCTTGTTCTTCACCTTCTTCACCTTTTTGTCTTCGGTTACCGAAACTACCCTTGGTTTTTACGTCTAACAAGGATTCTGGGTCGCAGAATGATGCTGTTTTGAAGAGGAAACGACCTACCAGGCTTAATATACCTGTTTCTGAACATGCTTTTTGTGTTCCGGCGACGCCTTCTGCGGTGGCGAGGGATGTTGTTGAGGCGGAGGGAGATGGGTATTCTGTTTATTGTAAGAGAGGGAGGAGGGAGTATATGGAAGATCGTTATACAGCTGGGGTTAATCTTCGTGGTGAAAACAATTTG GCTTTTTTTGGCGTATTTGATGGACATGGAGGTGCCAAAGCCGCTGAATTTGCGGCAAACAACTTAGAAAAGAACATCTTGGACGAAGTTATCATGAGCGACAAAGATGATGTTGAGGAGGCAGTGAAGCGCGGTTACCTCAATACCGATTCTGAGTTCATGAAAAAAGATCTACATGGTGGTTCTTGTTGTGTGACAGCATTCATTAGGAATGGTAACTTAGTTGTGTCTAATGCTGGTGATTGCCGTGCTGTTATTAGTAGAGGAGGGGTTGCTGAGGCACTAACATCTGATCACCGTCCTTCAAGGGAAGACGAAAAGGACAGAATTGAGACCCTG GGTGGTTATGTTGATTTATGTCGCGGTGTTTGGAGGATTCAAGGATCTCTTGCTGTATCAAGAGGAATTGGAGACCGACACTTGAAACAATGGGTGACAGCGGAGCCCGAGACTAAAGTTATTAGAATTGAACCTGAACATGACTTGTTAATATTAGCTTCAGATGGATTATGGGATAAG GTTAGTAATCAGGAAGCAGTAGACATTGCTCGTCAATTTTGCGTAGGAAATAACAACCAACAACCATTGATGGCCTGTAAAAAGCTTGCAAAGTTGTCTGTTTCAAGAGGCTCTTTGGATGATACCAGTGTCATGATAATCAAATTGAAACACTATGTTTAG